Proteins encoded within one genomic window of Desulfonatronospira thiodismutans ASO3-1:
- a CDS encoding SapC family protein, translating to MKPITPKTHADKRWQKPSSYSFARQSALVPLALLDLSRAVMEMPIVLFRQKGEYHLAALLGQKKNKNLFVDSDGKWQGQYVPMLLKCYPFRMVQDKEGRYILCVDEESGLVGDKGSKFIDDEGKPTQKVQAIGKFLQQAEQSRMAAVKACKVLDDCDLIKADPKMPGLYGIDKKKLGQLPEESLPDLHKSWALFLAHCQMISQQHLKKLERMSEQDVDFDEIDWEKIKI from the coding sequence ATGAAACCCATCACCCCCAAAACCCATGCCGACAAGCGCTGGCAGAAGCCAAGCTCTTACTCCTTCGCCAGGCAAAGCGCCCTGGTTCCCCTTGCTCTGCTGGATCTTTCCAGGGCTGTAATGGAAATGCCCATAGTGCTTTTCCGGCAGAAGGGCGAGTATCACCTGGCAGCCCTTCTGGGCCAGAAGAAGAACAAGAACCTCTTTGTGGATTCAGACGGCAAGTGGCAGGGGCAGTATGTGCCAATGCTGCTCAAGTGTTACCCTTTCCGCATGGTTCAGGATAAAGAGGGCCGGTATATTTTGTGCGTGGACGAGGAAAGCGGCCTTGTGGGGGATAAGGGGAGTAAATTCATTGACGACGAGGGCAAGCCTACTCAGAAAGTGCAGGCTATCGGCAAATTCCTGCAGCAGGCGGAGCAGAGCCGCATGGCCGCAGTAAAAGCCTGCAAGGTTCTGGATGATTGTGATCTTATAAAGGCTGATCCCAAAATGCCAGGGCTATATGGAATTGACAAAAAGAAGCTGGGCCAACTTCCTGAAGAAAGCCTCCCTGACCTGCATAAATCCTGGGCTCTGTTCCTGGCCCACTGCCAGATGATATCGCAGCAGCACCTGAAGAAGTTAGAGAGGATGAGTGAGCAGGATGTGGACTTTGATGAGATTGATTGGGAGAAGATTAAGATTTAG
- a CDS encoding site-specific integrase: protein MNLGSCLHTFFDQYLPRTKGVSSNTILAYRHTFSLFLPFASKTLGRDINSLEIGHLSTQLILDFLDHLESGRNNSARTRGHRLAVFKSLARMIRFLYPEHKLLADRIISIPQKRFPKKLAAFLTHEEVLLVLDSINLKKSGAFRDYTIIHLLYNSGARAEESASLRLDYFDPHKKTLAILGKGNRYRQIELWPKTVQLMSMYIQKYRPRPKPLHQNTLFLNQRRQGFTRNGIYRLCRKYLSLVFEENRFQGLNPVHCFRHSCAINMLGTGFSLTDIKNHLGHENLQSTMVYLKLSLNRKRELQQKFIEYTQNQTQDPKLDELLDWEKEQETLDWLDSL, encoded by the coding sequence ATGAATCTGGGCTCCTGTCTGCATACCTTCTTTGATCAGTATCTGCCAAGAACCAAGGGCGTCAGCTCCAACACCATCCTGGCCTACCGCCATACCTTCAGCCTGTTTTTGCCCTTTGCCTCCAAAACCCTTGGCCGGGATATCAACTCCTTGGAGATTGGGCATTTAAGCACCCAGCTCATCCTGGATTTTTTAGACCATCTGGAGAGCGGCAGAAATAACAGTGCTCGCACCAGAGGCCACAGACTGGCGGTATTCAAGTCCCTGGCCAGAATGATCCGTTTTCTCTATCCCGAACATAAACTGCTGGCAGACCGGATTATCTCCATCCCTCAGAAGCGCTTCCCCAAAAAACTGGCTGCCTTTCTCACCCATGAAGAGGTTTTGCTGGTCCTGGATAGTATAAATCTCAAGAAAAGCGGAGCGTTCCGGGATTATACCATCATCCACCTGCTCTACAACTCCGGGGCCAGGGCCGAGGAATCAGCCTCGCTACGTCTGGACTACTTTGACCCGCACAAGAAAACCCTGGCCATCCTGGGCAAGGGCAACCGCTACCGCCAAATCGAGCTCTGGCCCAAGACAGTCCAGCTCATGTCCATGTATATCCAGAAATACCGCCCCAGGCCCAAACCCTTGCATCAGAACACCCTGTTTTTAAATCAGCGCAGGCAAGGCTTTACCAGAAACGGCATCTACCGGTTATGCAGGAAATATCTGAGCCTGGTGTTTGAAGAAAACCGATTCCAGGGATTGAATCCGGTGCATTGCTTCAGGCATTCATGTGCCATCAACATGCTCGGGACCGGCTTCAGCCTGACAGACATCAAAAACCACCTGGGACATGAAAACCTGCAATCCACCATGGTCTATCTCAAGCTGAGTCTGAATCGCAAACGAGAGCTGCAGCAGAAGTTCATTGAATACACCCAGAACCAGACCCAGGACCCCAAACTGGATGAACTTCTGGACTGGGAAAAAGAGCAGGAGACTCTGGACTGGCTGGACAGCCTGTAA
- a CDS encoding helix-turn-helix domain-containing protein, translating to MSNNHFESVWDAIEDTPEQAENMKLRSVLMMAISEHIQRNEISQSQAASLFGVTQPRISDLKRGKINLFSLDSLVNMAVTAGLRVEIKVHDLEAA from the coding sequence ATGAGCAACAATCATTTTGAAAGCGTTTGGGATGCCATTGAAGACACACCCGAACAAGCTGAAAATATGAAGCTTCGTTCTGTTCTGATGATGGCTATCAGCGAACATATTCAGCGTAATGAAATCAGCCAGTCCCAGGCGGCAAGCTTGTTTGGGGTCACCCAGCCACGCATATCCGATCTTAAACGGGGAAAAATAAACCTTTTCAGCTTGGACTCCCTTGTAAACATGGCTGTAACTGCGGGTCTTCGTGTAGAAATAAAGGTTCACGACCTGGAAGCCGCATGA
- a CDS encoding type II toxin-antitoxin system HicB family antitoxin: protein MHEKYTAIVRKSSSEYIAVCLELNLVAQGADLAEVERNLRAAIESYLEELSSSPETVVEPMPIQEFIEFLNDTELESSTQPSGKYILLEVHEAGSCA from the coding sequence ATGCATGAAAAATATACAGCCATAGTGAGAAAAAGTTCCTCTGAATATATCGCAGTCTGTCTGGAGCTAAACCTTGTTGCTCAGGGAGCGGATTTGGCTGAGGTTGAAAGAAATCTAAGGGCAGCTATAGAGTCCTATCTTGAGGAACTCTCAAGCAGCCCGGAGACAGTTGTCGAACCTATGCCGATCCAGGAATTCATTGAGTTCTTAAATGACACCGAGCTTGAGTCCAGTACTCAGCCTTCAGGAAAGTATATTCTGCTGGAAGTTCACGAGGCAGGCAGCTGTGCCTAA
- a CDS encoding type II toxin-antitoxin system HicB family antitoxin yields MMHYRAVIKRTDDWWIGWLVDLPGVNAQERTREELLESLREGAKDMLETEVPFEPGFEMEKVEVPEPEWVFKQACLN; encoded by the coding sequence ATGATGCATTACAGAGCAGTAATAAAGAGGACCGATGACTGGTGGATAGGTTGGCTGGTTGATCTGCCTGGCGTAAACGCTCAAGAGAGAACCAGGGAAGAATTGCTTGAGTCCTTGAGAGAAGGGGCAAAAGACATGCTGGAAACAGAAGTCCCTTTCGAGCCAGGTTTTGAGATGGAAAAAGTGGAAGTCCCTGAACCTGAGTGGGTTTTTAAGCAGGCATGCCTCAATTGA
- a CDS encoding type II toxin-antitoxin system HicA family toxin — protein MPKIPSMSSTELVKLLVKSGAFFVRQGKTDHAIYARIVDGRRYSAPVQMGKKSLNPVYCKRIFRQLKLTDSEIEDVLT, from the coding sequence GTGCCTAAGATTCCTTCCATGTCCAGCACTGAACTGGTAAAGCTCCTGGTTAAGTCAGGGGCTTTTTTTGTCAGGCAGGGTAAAACTGATCATGCCATATACGCCCGCATTGTTGATGGTCGAAGATACTCGGCACCTGTTCAGATGGGAAAGAAAAGCCTGAATCCAGTTTACTGCAAAAGGATATTTCGCCAGCTGAAATTGACTGATTCAGAAATTGAAGACGTACTTACTTAA
- a CDS encoding Rpn family recombination-promoting nuclease/putative transposase, giving the protein MSTTNIHDSTIKYFLSDRLNAISLLKSMLPEEIVKQLNFNKIYYEKDSYLPKSLQGYYSDLVVSVPTKCGLYVAKVFFLLEHKSTFKKNTPLQFLRYILEFWEQYQKNTGETRLPVIIPILIAHPEEGWKPTKVSDLVDLPSDDFTIFIPDFNFLLYDAVNDDPEDYDFDETLKALFTLWRYSGSPEFMQGVQKAFQLIKKVDPKARLLDFVQMILHYLEVTRDEKEYIDIKKIAETEIDEGEEYMGTIAEMFRREGREETEQRFLQEKPIWEKQVKVENSQEMLVKSLKMRFDLVKPNIKEQIRSIQDVDTLNDLFEMSFKCSSIEAFTDLLEKVTEN; this is encoded by the coding sequence ATGAGCACGACAAATATTCACGACAGCACCATCAAGTATTTTTTGTCGGATCGGCTGAATGCCATCAGCTTATTAAAATCCATGCTTCCTGAAGAAATCGTGAAGCAGCTTAATTTTAATAAGATTTATTACGAGAAGGACTCATACCTGCCCAAGAGCCTGCAGGGTTACTATTCCGACCTAGTTGTCAGCGTGCCGACCAAGTGCGGCTTATATGTAGCCAAGGTATTTTTTCTCCTGGAGCACAAGAGCACCTTCAAGAAGAATACCCCGCTGCAGTTCCTGAGGTATATTCTTGAGTTCTGGGAGCAATACCAGAAAAATACCGGTGAAACCAGACTGCCGGTCATTATCCCGATATTGATAGCTCATCCAGAGGAGGGTTGGAAGCCCACCAAGGTGTCAGACCTGGTGGATCTGCCCTCTGATGATTTCACAATTTTCATTCCTGACTTTAACTTTTTGTTGTATGATGCTGTAAATGATGACCCGGAAGATTACGATTTTGATGAAACTTTAAAAGCTCTTTTTACCCTCTGGCGGTATTCCGGGTCTCCAGAATTCATGCAAGGGGTCCAAAAAGCCTTTCAATTGATAAAGAAGGTTGATCCCAAGGCGCGCTTACTTGATTTTGTGCAAATGATTTTGCACTACCTGGAGGTAACCAGGGACGAAAAGGAATATATTGATATAAAAAAGATTGCCGAAACCGAGATAGACGAAGGGGAGGAATATATGGGAACCATAGCTGAAATGTTTAGAAGAGAAGGGCGTGAGGAGACTGAACAGAGGTTTTTGCAAGAAAAACCTATATGGGAGAAGCAAGTCAAAGTGGAGAACTCTCAAGAAATGCTAGTCAAATCCCTTAAAATGAGGTTTGATTTAGTAAAGCCGAATATCAAGGAACAGATAAGGTCTATTCAAGATGTAGATACCCTGAACGATCTATTTGAAATGTCTTTCAAGTGCTCCTCTATAGAGGCATTCACCGACCTCCTAGAAAAGGTTACAGAAAATTAA